The Notolabrus celidotus isolate fNotCel1 chromosome 19, fNotCel1.pri, whole genome shotgun sequence DNA window GAGGTCTGGATTTTATTGTTAATTTAGTAAATGGATCAAATAGAAAGAGGCATGAAATGTAATGATATGATGCTATGGCTACCAAGGACTCAGCCTAGTGGGGGTATAAGAGTGGCACTCACGTAGTCCCTGTTATTATATCATTGATGTAACCTTACTTTTTCAGCATGCTTCCCATTGTACCgttccctctgtgtttttgcCCTCACCAGCAACACATTTCTTATGGATAGACTTTTTGTTTTGCCCCCTAGAGTACAACTCTGTCTGTCCCTtactttatttgtgtatttatgtgacAGAATGTATCTGCCATTACAACACACAGTCTCTGAGTCACAATTTCAAACAGGCCGACAATATGTGCAAACGGCCCCAAAGAGTAGTTTCTCTGCATTATAACCACATGCTGGATTTAGATTGAGGGCTtccagagtgtgtgtctgaCGCAGACGTCATATTCCTCCTCATATGTCAGAATCCAATCCCTCTTTCTGCAGCGCTCCATTATTGTCTGTTCATTTTTTCCCTTCCACTCTCAACGCATCCCATCTGATGTCAGCCTATTCCATGAACCGTGTCATAAATAGAGCCCCACTGACATTTCAATTTGCCCCATAACCCCTCATATatatgtccacacacacacacacacgcacaaccaCAGATACACACGTATGCACACAAAGTTCATCGCAGAGCATCAGTTCAGTGGCAGGCCTCTCCTGGGTTTCCACAGAGACGAGGAAAAGCAATAACTGCACACTTGACCCCTCTGCTCTTTTATTGGcctcttaacacacacacacacacacatacacaaacacctCAAATCTAATCTGGGAGAGTGAGCCTCCTTGGCGATATTCCTCCATCTTTTCCCCCAGAGGAttggagaggaggagcagaggagaggaggaagttaATAATTTCATCCTGCAGCGACCTGGAGACGATAAGATCGATTGTTTGGCTCTTGTAGTCTCCTcgtatctcacacacacacacagacacagacacacacacacacacacacacacacacacacacacacacacacacacacacacacacacacacacacacacacacacacacacacttgtttgGAAAGGTGGAATAACACCCTACACACAGAGAAGATCGTCACCGTTTCCCATCCTTGGCTCACACTCACAGCCGCTCTCTGCGTCTTTTGCTCAAGTTTAACAAGTTACTGCAACTGTCTGATCGTGAGGAAGAAATGTGGGCAagagggaaaaggaaagaagaaaaggagtgagagagagagaaagggaggagatTGAAGGAAAATATTAGGAGAAGCGACAAGCTAGCCTTAGCGACAGGCTTGTTTACTGTTTATTTTGGTCTCCAGTCTCATTTCTCCTCATATTGACGGAGTCGAgatgatttcctttttttatgtttattccTGTGTGTATTTCTCGTGTTGTGCGAGaggttgtgtgtgcatgtgtttattaGTTTATGTCCTCTTCCAAGCTCATTTCTCTGATCTCAATCTTTCCACAATCAGTGGTtgttatggtgcgttcaaggTCCCAGAGCAAGGGTCTTTGTTTCTTACACACAAAGCTCCTGAGTGGTGCAGATAATTGAACAAAAGATACCTTCAGAAAATGTTACGTTCTTCTTGAACCATGCACATTATGAGGAAGGAGAGACAAACTTGAAGATGCTTGATTGTGGATTTATCCGACCCTGGCGTCAATATTTCCTTTTAAAGAACTACATTTTCTTTATAAGTGTCCCTTGACGcaaacagctttgttttcatgttctATGTCCCAGCTTTTCcctaaacagaaacacaaagctttCAAATCTGCAACATGATCCAtttatgtgtgtgcagagagagtgtgtgtgtatgcgaaTGTGTATTTAGCAGTCAGCCTTCCTGAGTGACCACACTCACAAGCCAAAGCTCGGCCTCTGCAGAACATGAGAACAATAAGAGATTACTCGAGATGATTTCTGCCTCTTTGCAATCAGGTCAGGGTCAATTGGAttgtttcttgtgtgtgtgtgtgtgtgtgtgtgtgtgtgtgtgtgtgtgtgtgtgtgtgtgtgtgtgtgtgtgtgtgtgtagggtgcCTGAGTGTGTTTGggtgcctgagtgtgtgtgtgggtgcatgcGTGGAAGGCAGAACATAGTGTTGCTTCCCTGCAGTGTTGCCTTCTGTAACGCAGGTGTGTGTTTTCGtacatctctgtgtgtgtatttggaaAAAAGGCCTTCTGCTGTGGCTACAAAACCTGAAATCACATTATTATACTCCCACATGATTCTGATCtcctttttcatttaacttAGGTCAATTGTGTGGTTATGAATATTTTCATACACCCAAATCCCATGCGAAAATCAGACCCAAATCTCTGAggggttttacaaaataaacaaagatttTGCATCAGATCTGTGGTGCATTTCAGCGTACAAGTCCCTGGTTCTCTCACTGACTTTTGCTTTCCTCTTGTGATTTCCTCTCACAGTTCTCCAAGGAGAAGTACCTGCTGGAGTCTCCCCCTGAGAAGCTTCgtaaggagctggaggaggagctgaaacTGAGCGCTGCTGACATCAGGAGCCATGGCTGGTACCATGGACACATCCCCAGAGAggtaaacacactcacaaacacatgatGGAAAAAGCAGAGAACTTTATGagtgtacagtacagtatatAGAGTTATTATGACACTGGATGGATGTTTGAGGACAGATGCACTCAGTCTTTAGGCCATAAACTAGTGTTTATATGGCCCAAGAAAGGCCTTCCTCCAAAGCAGGTGCAACAGACTCACACGGTATACTTTCCCCCTAACAGACATATAGAAAGAtggatgatagatagatagattgatagatggatgaatgcaGATAGGTTTATTGATTGAAacatggatggatagatgataTATAGATGGATGATTGAAAGTTGTATACATGTGagcatggatggatgaaaagatgcaatgtagatggatggatgggtggatttGATAGGTTGATAGGTTAATTGATAGTTAGACAGATGAAAGGGTTGATGGATGGACAGAGGGTTGGATGGATTAAATTATGGTATAGATGGATTGATAGACAGATGGATAGCTGGATACATGTAATCGTAGATAGAAAGATGGACGGctggaaagatggatagatCAATGGTCAAATAAATTGATAGATGGCTGGATAGATATACAAATCGATGTGAGAATTTTACCTTTTATGAACAGCCAATTAAATTTcctatttttttctgtgatatattttggggcttttataccTTTATTTGAAGAGGACAGGGCAGTGGATCGAGTAGGAAgccgggagagagagagtgtgagagtgacatgcaggaaaggggcccgGATACGATTCCAACCTGCGATCCCTTTCCAGCTGAAGgagtatagcctctgtacattggGTGCACAACTTTACCACTAACACAAACCGGCCCTCCAGTCTATATAATCTCTTACCACGAATATTTGCCGTGGGTAATGGAAAGAAAAGGCATTTTTGGCAGCTTTAATTTAATCACTATTCCTGACACCTACCACCCTGCAGCAGTTTCTGACATTCAAAATGACTAGAGCGAAATAAATAATCTTTTCAAatatgatcttgtttgctttttttttttagttcaatGAGAGACACGcttatcagtttcagtctgtttcataaccacatgaaatctcctcacaggagctttaatgctgCATTTTAGTGAATTCAGATAAGTCTACAGTGTTACTGctaaaatatttaacttttttggAAAGAGCTTGTAATTCCAGTGACCTTTAGCTATTAAGAAACCCAATTGCATATGAATAATAAGCCTCAGGTTACACTTCATACCACAGTCTCTCAGCCCCTTTGACAGTAAAAACctctatgaataaataaattctgaAAAGGATGAATTgcttcaatggtttgtatttcaATTTCCTTCCTTCATGATGGACTTAAAAGCCAGagtaaaatgagataaaaatacAACCATTATAGTGTTTTTTGCGTGGGTTGATGTGCTTGTCACCCAATGGTAAATAGTCTTATTAGTTGAGAGTGTATTTGGCCGAAGTGCTTGGCTTTGAAAGCACAGTTTAAACACGTTTGCACACAGAATGACACTGATTAATGAATCCCATCATCTGTCACAGCTCGGGAGAAATTGCTCTAGCGCTCAGAAGGAGGGGAACCTCTGCCAAacagacagctgtgtgtgtcGATGACGAACGCAATTGAGTTTCACAGCTGGTGACTGGGCCTCAGATACACAGAGAcatgctccacacacacacaaacacacacacacaaacacacactcacacactgtatGCACATGTGGAGGTTACTTATTCAGCCTCTGTCTCTTGATCAACCTCTGTCCTCACTCATCCACCTAAACGCAGATTCAAATCAGCCATCTGTGAGACTTCCCTCTTTTAATTTACATaaaatattcatttattcatggaTGTGCCCCTTGAGTAAAGTTGGGGAAACCCCGAGCCCCCTGGTTACCAAAACAGTACTTAATGTTACACACTCCCTGTGTGCTTTGCACGCACTgtagctcttttaaatccttccttcctgcatgttttcttcctttagttctgctcttcctctctttaaagACCTGACAGGCATAGATTTAatttttcatgtctttatttattttcataaggCCCTTACAGGAAACTCACTATCATGGAACACTACTTTATAAATGGTTATTAAATCTTAATCTTAGTCAGTCAAGAAGTGGTTTTGGATGAAGAGAAAGTTGAATTTTCTGGTATTATACACTTTAAACCAGATtataaactttgttttttaaatgtaaagaaccttaaagctcctataagcgttttttttttagcttgttgtgaaacagactgtaatTAATATTTAGGGCTTTTTAGCCTAAAAAAGCAACCAAGACTGTTAAAAAGGAGAATGATCATTTCTTTactgttattttaatgtttaaaccGCTGTTGGGATAATTGTCAGACCAAGTGATTAACTGCATGATGCTGATAAAGCCTGTTTATGCATGTACCATTGGGAAAGGTTGATGATGATATGTTTGAGTGTTATAAGAAAGCAAAATTAGATATTTTGTGAAGAAATGCTACTTATACACTTAAAGAATATAATCAGTAAAGACTGATTTGCCAAAATGAACTCAAACCAAAACGTTTCTtacaacaggagctttaaaatggaGGAGAATTATTTTCTTCACAAGTTAAGGGCCCCTTCTGGTGCTGGTCTTCTTTGCTGTCTCTACCTCAATCATGCATCCAATATCAACTTTGAGTGATATTCTGCCCACGAAATCATTACTCATTCGTGTCTGACATCTGCATCTTGCCTCTtgcatcttcttcttcatattTAAAGTGTTATGCCACTTGGCATCCATGATGTTGCATAACTGCCCTCTCAGTTCCCACTTTTTTAAATCCCTGTTTACAGTCAAATTACAAGCCGAAATACTTAGTAGAAATAAAAGTGGACAGTTTAGTTaggaaatgtagtggagtaaagtggaagaaatacataaaatacataatacataaatacataaaactcAAATATTATGTAGATTCTCCTGAGcatttttaaagcctctgtgagAAACTTCCAGTTTGTCTCATTTAAGCGCTCCTTTAAGACAAAGCAGCATCTCTCTGcttatcttgtcctgtacatttgAAGAAGAGTTTATTTTCtaacaaaaatctcatcctcccttctttaaatagataaatgagtTACTTTTTGAGAACCTGCATAACAAGGTCTTTTGGCAGCGTGCAGTTTATCACTTTCCCACTTGACTTCTGTGAAGTGGGTGAGAAcatcttttacattttgtactGCACACATTTGGAGCTTTTTACAGCACAATTTAAAACTCAACAAAAGTTTACCAAATTTTAAACAATGATTACAAAACAGATTTCTGTTACCCACTGTtatcatttttcctttttcgtGTGTACATTTTATGTGTatttattctgctttaaatGTCCATCCACATCATTGAAAATTTGAGCTTACCCACAATTATTCCTTGAGTCAAAAAGAGgttatatgaataaaataattgaaagtTAAGACTTCCAgtatttgaaatgtttgagttttgtgtttaatattttgagATTCAGGGTAAGACGGGATGTTTATTCAAAAGCAGCTAGGGATTGCAAGGGAAATATAAAAGGCACCACCTCAGACTTAAGTTTAGGGGGGAAAGAGAGTAAAGAGGACTCTGCGCTTACCTGAGCTGATGACCTGTGTGcatgctgccccctgctggtgtgTGACCCTCTGGAAACATTGCACACAGTGCTGCATTGCATAAATCATGCCTCGTTTCCTGTGCAGAGTGAATTTAAAGCTTCACACCTTCTGCAATCATCAGCTATTCCTCTGCAGGTTCTTTTAAATGTAACCCTGCTAAGTTTGAAATATTCATCTCCTTTACTACTTTGTTACACGATCAATATTGTGATCTTTACTCCTTGCAGaaaccagacacacatctgcagtGTTTGATATCAGCAAGATGTACAGCCTGAAGCGTTTTCATTGACTTGGAATGGGGGAGATTGCTTTTCTTGATTGCATGTTTTGtcaatacattcaaaacaactTTCATTATTGCGACAGTGCCGCACTCAATAAAATGTGTCCTCACAAAATCATCCCGGCCATTGTGGCCAGCATTTTATCCATCATTGCCAATTCAAACAGGGCTCAGCAGAGACGGTTTGGCAGTCAGAGAGATAgttgtgtttgttcagaaactGTCCTCAGGCATGCTTATGAATTATCATGATTGTGTAAATTCAATTATTTAACAGTCAAAGTGTCAGAAACTAAATATTCACACTCCTGCTGTGCTTCAGTGAGCCAACTTTGCTTCAAGCTCTTCTGTCTTTTGTCTCATTTTACTCATTTAAACcatgtacttattttttttctctctctctctctctctctaggtgTCAGAGACTCTGGTTGTTCGTAACGGAGATTTCCTGGTGCGTGACTCTCTGACCAGTGTGGGCGACTACATACTGACATGTCGATGGGATAATGAGGTGCTTCACTTCAAGATCAGTAAAGTCCTAGTTAAATCCAATGACACAAAGGTATGTACTAAAGCATTTACTGGCTCTCTGTTTCAGCACTCATCTCTTCTTAACAACTACTTTATTAAATTATAAGTGTCCTTTTTGCATCAGTTGCAttcttaaagctactgtgaggaattTTCAGTTGGCCATTAAATAGATTAAAATtaaccttcaaaagcaaacgaGACACTTGGCAAGAAAAGTGATCATTTCTATTTAGTTATATTTAATGTCTGAATCTGCTGAAGTATAGATGTCAGAGGAAGTGATTAACAGAACGCTGCCAAacagccttcattttttttacaatttcccAGCAAGATTCTTGATGAATGATATATTTGACCAATAAAAGAAAGCTGCATAAcatttttggttaaaaaaaaacactactttcctcacaggaactttaaatgTGCTtctatgtttttttatatttattcactATGTTTCGAACACAATGTATATTCTGTGGGCATAAATAACAGTTCTTAACTTGTTAGCTTGTTACAACATGGGAAGTCATGTCCCTAGGAAGGCCTTTGCAATGCAACTGCCACACTGACACCAAATGAACCCTActtttcaaattttaaaattgTGCAAGCTAGCGAACTGGTAACATAATGAAGGAAATACAAATGCATAAAGGACATCAGGATATCAATATTTTCCTGAGGCATATTATAGAATAATGAAGTGAAACCCTCTATATTCTAGTTGTAAAGAACTCTACTACACACAGTTCACTGGTACATGAACTCTCATGGCCTTCACTGTTGGTAAAAATAATCGTTATCACATCATAAATCTTGAACACCCCCAAAAAGGTTCACATCTACTCTCCTTgtgaacattattattattgcctCATGTGAAGGCACCATCagtcctgtgattggcaggagcAATACGAGCACAGGTGTAACCAATATTGTTAATGATTGCCTTTCCAATTAAGGGTCCATTTCTCTTAACAGAAAGAACACCTGAATGGTCACCCCAATCAGTGATTGAATCAGTCACACCTGTTAACCTGTGAGAAGATGGTTTTAAGTTTTTACCACAGTCTTTACTGGCCTTTATAGTCAATGCAGGGTTTCCCAAAGCCTCAATTTCATATAAATACTTGACTTAAATGGTGGATTTTATTCCCATCAAACTTTACACTGGTCTTCAGCGAGTCCAGATATGCCCTCAGTTTGAAGGACCTGTATTTTTGATGCCCCCCATTGATGGTAATAATTCCAGATGCAGGCTAGTCAGATATAGGTCTACCTCTTTACTCCCTCTATCTTCCTTCAGACCTCCACTATCAACCTACTCCTGAATTTCTGTTCcgctttttaaacacacaaatcacCTATAGGATTACTTTGAATTACAGATAAGTTTTAAACTTTGTAGAACAAGTAAGTTTCTCCCCCTTCTGACCATCAGAAGGAAGAAGCTTTCTTCAGTTTACGCATTTGCTTCATTCGTTTTTTTTTAGTCAAGAGGCCACATACTATAAACATCATTTGTTCATGATGCATCCTCACAGCtgaaatacaatacaaactaataataactaataataaagatctgtctgtgtttgttatcttcAGGTGCAGTACGTGCTGGAGGCTGACAGTTTCGATTCAGTTCAGGAGCTTGTGCGGTTCTACGTGGGCCAGCGCAAACCGGTCTCTCAGTCCAGCTGTGTCCACATCTACTGTCCCGTCAGCAGAACTCTTCCTCTGCGCTACCTTGAGGCCACCTTCGCACTAGCTCACAGTAAGCAGGGCTCCGCTTACTCGCCGTCCAGTCAGAGAGGAGCGTACATCAAGAGAAGGAGTGTCACCATGACTGACGGGCTGACGACGGAGAAGATGATATCTCACAGGTGAGCCAGTAGATGGAAAACTGTTGAACACTGATTAGTTTTTTCTCATCATATATGTCATTGTTTCATACTCACTCTGTGTTCGGTCATGATCAGTGACTCAGACAGTCCCAGCCCAGTTCAGACGCCAGTGGCCCCaccagagccagaaccagaGCCGGAACCTGTGCCCATCTGCAGGTTGTTTGTGTGTCGTGTTTGAGCACTAAACTAGTCTACTTACCTCCCACGTTCCTGCAGCCCCCTCACTCCACACTCACCTTCAGCACCTTCCCCAAAGCATTGAGTCCTGCGAGTAAAGTTGACTCATTCACTTGGCCACTTTCTGCACCGGTTGCTCAAgattcaaacaaaacaagactgtTTGAAACTTGAATCCACAAAGAAGGAGCAGACAAATGTGTTGTGTATAGTGCAAATAAATGTTATCCTCACAGGGAGTATGGGGAGAAGTTCAGCAAGCTGTCAAAGCAGGGGATAAAACCAGTGCCAATGAGACAGTGGGTTTTCAGAAAGCAAAGAAAGGGGGAAAGAGTGATATTTGGGGAACACTTTCTGAAAACTTTTCCCAATGTtattgtgctaaaaataaagattatgtACCTTAAACATCAATAGAGTTCATCTTCTCCTAAGTGGCCAAATTGTGCTACATGCCCTGCTCCTTCTTTATAGACCTAAATACTGAGCCAACTCTTGAATAACACAATAATAAGTGTTTATAGAGATGTGAAAAAATGTCTTCAAGGTTACACctactctcctctcctttctcacCTTAAAGAAGCATCTGTAACAACACTCCTCCTTTCACCTGACGGATGATTTTGAACCCTGAACTGAACACAAAGGTTTTTAACATCTTCACAAATGTTGCTTTTGCAGCCCGTCAACAATCCACCATCATAAAGACGCAATGCGGAACTGTGCAATGAGCATGGACCAGATTCAGGAGTACCGCTGCCCCTTGTCACCCGTCGGAGAAACCCCGCTGTCTCCTGCATACACAGCTAGTAAGTGCAAAAGTTGAACGTACTCATGAACAAGAAATTCACAGACCcacagatttttaaaagtcatctctgttttttctttagtCACCAGGCAGAGAGCGCACTCAGGAGGGCGGATCCTGGCGGTCATCCCGCCCTCCCCCGTGATGCGCCGATCCAGCGACCCTCAGCTCAGCCCCTCCACCTGTGACAACCCTCCAGAGCATCCTGCACACGCTTTGCACTCCGCACACTCCTCGCCCGCCCACCATCCCAGCTACCAATCACATTCCTCAGAAACAGCAGGGAGCTACTGTGACCTCAGACCGTGCCCCGCCGGGCCCCCCAAACCCCCAACCAAGGGCTACGTGGAGCGATTGCGAGTGGAAGAAGGGAGGCAGaatggagggaaggaggaaggagaggggatGTTCAGCGCTCCACAGGTGGAGACAACGTCCTCATTCAAACCATCCAGGTACAgagcacaaagaaacacactcatacacCATGTTTGGCCTCCAACCTTACACATGAGTGTGTCTGTTTTCAACTTGACTTTTACTTCTATAAGACCAGAACTTACAACTCAAAGAGCTAGCTGCTTCATACTTTAGGAAATTTACTTTAGAGGACAAGAAAGGAGTTCAAGAGTAATTTAGGAGTACATTATGTGCTAAATTACAGGACTTCCTTTCATGGCTTCACAGTTCTACCACTTTTATATGCAAAACGGATGCTGCTGGAAATGCCAGCTTTCATCTTGTGCTACAAAGACTAAATATGCATATCATTAAGTCACAAACCAAAGAAACATTAAACAAGAGCTAACTTTTGCACCAACAATGCGCTAGTTCACTACACAtccttgttattttttctttgagtGAAAAAAGGATGGAACATGAGAAGAATCTGGATCACACAGAAAAAATCTAATGTGACAAGGTATCATTGACTTATCAGCTAAAGCTACAGTTCGGTCAAGTGAATTCCAGACgcatagcacatttaaaatctttacagccatagactttataaaaagatggacagcATGACAGCTCTCTGAAAGTAATTCCAAAACATATGTGGCTctcactgactggctgcagtataggtcctTAAGCCGgcctccttcatgttaacaCATGGGACATTGGTCAAACTATAATGTCAGCATACATATCAAAGAATATTTGCTCAAATATGGTTGTCATTATACTTACTTTCATCATGTTACGGACAAACTAGCAACATATGTTGTGTACAAGTTAAGTGAATTGCCGTGGGTGGTTGGAAGACGAATCAAAAGAGTTGTTACACGCAAAATAATTTAGACTTTTTTGAAggtcaaaactgaacaaatggAGGCTCATACTTATCACGCTTCACAGGAGCTTCTCGTCCTCGAAGGCCACCGATGCTTCATTGACAGGAGGGGTGATCAAGGGAGCAGTCTAGACCACTAGATGTTTCTAAATAtccccatttctacacactgtacctttaatttttCTCTCATGTGTAGCGGTAGGGGGCGAGATGTCAATACCATAGCTCTGAGAACTGATCCCTACTGCACAGACTTTGCCATTGTCAgagggtattttggcttcacttttgtacaatagaaggaggaggagatatGTTCATACTATCgtaatttcttttttcaaccaGTGCAGTCCTCCCCCTGCTGGCAGTTAGAATAATCACAGGTTTTAGGCAATTCTCTGGTAGCTTCACTTTGAAACCAAAAGGCAAAGTCCAGCTCttgtatacaatctatggttgtAACAGAGACTCTAGAGCAGGGCTATTCAATGAAATATTTGGTCGGgacggattttcagactaaggacttGGGCTGTgccggacatttttagcagacagtgagcaaagttaaccatttcaaagaaaaacaaatagataagataacaaacacactggatgtttattaaggtattgccacatccaaaagggcataaacacaataagaGAGCAGCACTTGTTAGTGttagtaaaatgtgtttttcttgccggacccaagtcacaatcactcggcagttgctttcgggccgcaTGGGGCCAGTGGtccgct harbors:
- the sh2d3ca gene encoding SH2 domain-containing protein 3C isoform X5, which produces MTERCSLWSALSAAACCFYRGSFMQVQFSKEKYLLESPPEKLRKELEEELKLSAADIRSHGWYHGHIPREVSETLVVRNGDFLVRDSLTSVGDYILTCRWDNEVLHFKISKVLVKSNDTKVQYVLEADSFDSVQELVRFYVGQRKPVSQSSCVHIYCPVSRTLPLRYLEATFALAHSKQGSAYSPSSQRGAYIKRRSVTMTDGLTTEKMISHSDSDSPSPVQTPVAPPEPEPEPEPVPICSPSTIHHHKDAMRNCAMSMDQIQEYRCPLSPVGETPLSPAYTAITRQRAHSGGRILAVIPPSPVMRRSSDPQLSPSTCDNPPEHPAHALHSAHSSPAHHPSYQSHSSETAGSYCDLRPCPAGPPKPPTKGYVERLRVEEGRQNGGKEEGEGMFSAPQVETTSSFKPSRYESRLMPAENKPLEMSVLKRVKELLAEVDARTAARHITVVDCRVARILGVTSEMQRMMGVSSGLELLTLPHGHQLRLDLLERFYTMSIMMAVDLLGCTGSTEERAALLHKTIQLAAELKSSLGNMFGFAAVMRALELPQISRLEQTWVTLRQRHTEGAILYEKKLKPFMKNMNDGKESSVLSNTSFPHIIPVLSLLERGMALGETLEPWESAEVGVDVVMYHLEAARTIAHHGAIYRNNTETKLQGFQERAEIHEIFQTEFQMRLLWGSRGSEGSQSERYEKFDKVLTALSHKLEPPVRQSEL
- the sh2d3ca gene encoding SH2 domain-containing protein 3C isoform X4 encodes the protein MEVGQFTFHTLCQPNRGQDLSKTMGVSHKEQAESQAEYVQFSKEKYLLESPPEKLRKELEEELKLSAADIRSHGWYHGHIPREVSETLVVRNGDFLVRDSLTSVGDYILTCRWDNEVLHFKISKVLVKSNDTKVQYVLEADSFDSVQELVRFYVGQRKPVSQSSCVHIYCPVSRTLPLRYLEATFALAHSKQGSAYSPSSQRGAYIKRRSVTMTDGLTTEKMISHSDSDSPSPVQTPVAPPEPEPEPEPVPICSPSTIHHHKDAMRNCAMSMDQIQEYRCPLSPVGETPLSPAYTAITRQRAHSGGRILAVIPPSPVMRRSSDPQLSPSTCDNPPEHPAHALHSAHSSPAHHPSYQSHSSETAGSYCDLRPCPAGPPKPPTKGYVERLRVEEGRQNGGKEEGEGMFSAPQVETTSSFKPSRYESRLMPAENKPLEMSVLKRVKELLAEVDARTAARHITVVDCRVARILGVTSEMQRMMGVSSGLELLTLPHGHQLRLDLLERFYTMSIMMAVDLLGCTGSTEERAALLHKTIQLAAELKSSLGNMFGFAAVMRALELPQISRLEQTWVTLRQRHTEGAILYEKKLKPFMKNMNDGKESSVLSNTSFPHIIPVLSLLERGMALGETLEPWESAEVGVDVVMYHLEAARTIAHHGAIYRNNTETKLQGFQERAEIHEIFQTEFQMRLLWGSRGSEGSQSERYEKFDKVLTALSHKLEPPVRQSEL